The Vigna unguiculata cultivar IT97K-499-35 chromosome 6, ASM411807v1, whole genome shotgun sequence genome contains a region encoding:
- the LOC114186663 gene encoding putative anthocyanidin reductase isoform X2, with protein MGEGSKVCVTGGSGYIGSWLINKLLAKGYTVHATLRDLKNESKVGLLKSLPHAEGKLVLFEADIYNPTQFDPAIQGCEYVFHVATPLAHEPGSSQYKDTTEAAVAGTKSIAMSCVRSGTVKRLIYTASVVSAAPLKEDGSDFKDVMDETCWTPLHDSLYLHDPFYKDYIFSKTTSEKHVLSYGNDENGGGLEVVTLPCGLVGGDTLLSTPSTRTVCIAQIVQNERAYKSLKFLEGLLGKIPLVHIDDVCDAHIFCMETPSITGRFLCASSYISLQEMANHYALYYPEFTVKQENEDGERKDIKWSSTKLCEKGFVYKYDAKMILDDCIKCARRMGEL; from the exons atgggGGAAGGGAGCAAGGTATGTGTGACAGGAGGAAGTGGTTACATAGGTTCCTGGCTCATCAACAAGCTACTGGCCAAGGGTTACACTGTTCATGCAACTCTCAGAGACCTGA AGAACGAGTCAAAGGTAGGGCTGTTAAAGAGCCTTCCTCATGCAGAAGGCAAACTGGTTCTGTTTGAAGCTGATATTTACAATCCAACTCAATTTGATCCTGCAATTCAAGGATGTGAGTATGTGTTTCATGTTGCTACTCCCCTCGCCCATGAACCAGGTTCATCTCAG TACAAGGATACTACCGAAGCAGCAGTTGCAGGGACGAAAAGCATTGCCATGTCATGTGTGAGATCAGGGACGGTGAAGCGTCTGATCTACACTGCGTCTGTTGTATCAGCCGCTCCACTGAAAGAAGATGGGAGTGATTTCAAAGATGTGATGGATGAAACCTGTTGGACCCCTCTCCATGATTCCTTATACCTTCATGATCCTTTTTACAAG GACTATATTTTTTCGAAGACAACGTCTGAGAAACATGTACTGAGCTACGGGAACGATGAAAATGGTGGGGGATTAGAGGTAGTAACACTCCCTTGTGGACTGGTGGGAGGTGACACCCTTCTATCTACACCCAGTACCAGAACAGTTTGCATCGCACAGATTGTGCAAAATGAAAGAGCCTACAAATCACTAAAATTTCTAGAGGGATTGCTGGGTAAGATTCCTCTTGTGCACATTGATGATGTCTGTGATGCTCATATCTTCTGCATGGAAACCCCCTCCATCACTGGAAGATTCTTGTGTGCAAGTTCTTACATCTCATTACAGGAGATGGCTAACCATTACGCTCTTTATTATCCAGAATTCACCGTCAAACAAGA AAATGAAGATGGAGAGAGGAAGGATATCAAGTGGAGCTCAACAAAGCTGTGTGAGAAAGGATTTGTATACAAATACGATGCCAAGATGATATTGGATGATTGTATCAAATGTGCAAGAAGGATGGGTGAACTCTAG
- the LOC114187978 gene encoding hydroquinone glucosyltransferase: protein MEVPKQEARVAPAPPIVAMMPSPGMGHLIPMIEFAKRVVRYHNLSVAFVIPTDGPPSKAQIAVLQALPDSISHTFLPQVNLSDLPHDAKIETLMSYVVLRSLPSLRQAFHSLSSTHTLAALVVDLFTTDAFDVAAEFNASPYVFFPSTATALSLFFHLPTLDQEVHCEYRDLPEPVKIPGCIPLHGRELLDPVQDRKDEAYKWVLHHAKRYREAEGIIENSFSELEPGAWSELQKEQPGRPPVYAVGPLVRMETAPAESECLRWLDEQPSGSVLFVSFGSGGTLSTAQINELAHGLEASEQRFLWVVKSPNDKIANAAYFNAESAADPSHFLPEGFVERTKGRGFVVPSWAPQPQVLAHPSTAGFLTHCGWNSILESVVSGVPFIAWPLFAEQRMNAFMLTHDVKVALRPQVGDNGLVERQEISSVVKSLMEGEEGKKLRYRMKDLKDAAAMALAENGSSTNHISHLALLWANKTAVTPPPL, encoded by the coding sequence ATGGAAGTTCCAAAACAAGAAGCTCGAGTGGCACCGGCGCCTCCCATCGTGGCCATGATGCCATCACCTGGCATGGGGCATCTAATCCCGATGATCGAGTTCGCCAAGCGAGTCGTCCGCTACCACAACCTCTCCGTCGCCTTCGTCATCCCCACCGACGGTCCACCTTCCAAGGCCCAAATCGCCGTCCTCCAGGCCCTTCCCGACTCCATCTCCCACACCTTCCTCCCTCAGGTCAATCTCTCCGACCTCCCGCATGACGCCAAGATCGAAACCCTCATGTCCTACGTCGTCCTCCGCTCCCTCCCCTCCCTCCGCCAGGCCTTCCATTCTCTCTCCTCCACCCACACACTCGCAGCCCTCGTCGTCGACCTCTTCACCACCGACGCCTTCGACGTTGCCGCCGAATTCAACGCCTCCCCCTACGTCTTCTTCCCATCCACCGCCACTGCCCTCTCCCTCTTCTTCCACCTCCCAACCCTCGACCAGGAGGTCCACTGCGAGTACCGGGACCTCCCCGAGCCCGTCAAAATCCCCGGCTGCATTCCGCTTCACGGCAGGGAATTACTCGACCCCGTTCAGGACCGCAAGGACGAGGCCTACAAGTGGGTCCTACACCACGCCAAGAGGTATAGAGAAGCCGAGGGAATAATCGAGAACAGCTTCTCAGAGCTTGAACCGGGCGCTTGGAGCGAGTTGCAGAAGGAACAACCCGGGAGGCCTCCGGTTTACGCGGTCGGGCCTTTAGTCAGAATGGAGACCGCTCCTGCGGAGTCGGAGTGTTTAAGGTGGTTAGACGAGCAGCCGAGTGGGAGCGTGTTGTTCGTGTCGTTCGGAAGCGGTGGGACCCTCTCCACTGCTCAGATCAACGAGCTTGCCCACGGGCTGGAAGCGAGTGAGCAACGGTTTCTGTGGGTGGTGAAGAGCCCAAACGACAAAATCGCCAACGCTGCTTATTTCAACGCGGAGAGTGCGGCGGATCCGTCTCACTTCTTACCCGAAGGTTTTGTAGAGAGAACGAAAGGCAGGGGCTTTGTGGTTCCCTCTTGGGCTCCTCAGCCTCAGGTTCTGGCCCATCCCTCCACCGCCGGATTCTTGACCCATTGCGGGTGGAACTCCATTCTGGAGAGCGTGGTGAGCGGCGTGCCCTTCATCGCATGGCCTCTCTTCGCGGAGCAGAGGATGAACGCCTTCATGCTGACCCACGACGTGAAAGTGGCGCTGAGGCCACAGGTTGGCGATAATGGGTTGGTGGAGAGACAGGAAATAAGTAGCGTTGTGAAGTCCCTGATGGAAGGTGAAGAGGGGAAGAAGCTGCGTTACCGAATGAAGGATCTGAAGGACGCTGCCGCCATGGCTCTCGCTGAAAACGGTTCCTCAACCAACCATATCTCCCATTTGGCACTCCTCTGGGCCAACAAAACTGCCGTAACACCACCACCTCTGTAA
- the LOC114186663 gene encoding putative anthocyanidin reductase isoform X1 — MGEGSKVCVTGGSGYIGSWLINKLLAKGYTVHATLRDLKNESKVGLLKSLPHAEGKLVLFEADIYNPTQFDPAIQGCEYVFHVATPLAHEPGSSQQYKDTTEAAVAGTKSIAMSCVRSGTVKRLIYTASVVSAAPLKEDGSDFKDVMDETCWTPLHDSLYLHDPFYKDYIFSKTTSEKHVLSYGNDENGGGLEVVTLPCGLVGGDTLLSTPSTRTVCIAQIVQNERAYKSLKFLEGLLGKIPLVHIDDVCDAHIFCMETPSITGRFLCASSYISLQEMANHYALYYPEFTVKQENEDGERKDIKWSSTKLCEKGFVYKYDAKMILDDCIKCARRMGEL; from the exons atgggGGAAGGGAGCAAGGTATGTGTGACAGGAGGAAGTGGTTACATAGGTTCCTGGCTCATCAACAAGCTACTGGCCAAGGGTTACACTGTTCATGCAACTCTCAGAGACCTGA AGAACGAGTCAAAGGTAGGGCTGTTAAAGAGCCTTCCTCATGCAGAAGGCAAACTGGTTCTGTTTGAAGCTGATATTTACAATCCAACTCAATTTGATCCTGCAATTCAAGGATGTGAGTATGTGTTTCATGTTGCTACTCCCCTCGCCCATGAACCAGGTTCATCTCAG CAGTACAAGGATACTACCGAAGCAGCAGTTGCAGGGACGAAAAGCATTGCCATGTCATGTGTGAGATCAGGGACGGTGAAGCGTCTGATCTACACTGCGTCTGTTGTATCAGCCGCTCCACTGAAAGAAGATGGGAGTGATTTCAAAGATGTGATGGATGAAACCTGTTGGACCCCTCTCCATGATTCCTTATACCTTCATGATCCTTTTTACAAG GACTATATTTTTTCGAAGACAACGTCTGAGAAACATGTACTGAGCTACGGGAACGATGAAAATGGTGGGGGATTAGAGGTAGTAACACTCCCTTGTGGACTGGTGGGAGGTGACACCCTTCTATCTACACCCAGTACCAGAACAGTTTGCATCGCACAGATTGTGCAAAATGAAAGAGCCTACAAATCACTAAAATTTCTAGAGGGATTGCTGGGTAAGATTCCTCTTGTGCACATTGATGATGTCTGTGATGCTCATATCTTCTGCATGGAAACCCCCTCCATCACTGGAAGATTCTTGTGTGCAAGTTCTTACATCTCATTACAGGAGATGGCTAACCATTACGCTCTTTATTATCCAGAATTCACCGTCAAACAAGA AAATGAAGATGGAGAGAGGAAGGATATCAAGTGGAGCTCAACAAAGCTGTGTGAGAAAGGATTTGTATACAAATACGATGCCAAGATGATATTGGATGATTGTATCAAATGTGCAAGAAGGATGGGTGAACTCTAG